The nucleotide window CTTTAATCAGTTCACTATATTTTTTCGCCTGTCCTAGATCGCTCATTACATTTTTAATATGTTTTTTTGCCTCTATAACACCTACTAGTAATTCTCCGCAAAACAATGCATAATCTGCCCATTTATTATCGCATTTCCATTCTGCAATTGCCATTTGTTTACCTTTCTGTGGTAATGTTTTGTGTGTTTTATAATTTATTGTTTTCGTATCACACTCCCAACCAGCATCGCGTAATTGTTTGTCTATACGATCTCTTGTTTCAGATTCATTTTCTTCAGTTTTTTTAACTAATCGTTTACCTCTTTCTTTTCTTTCTTCTTTTTGCTCTGCTGTTGAGGCTTTGAAATAAATTGCTTTTGCTTTTAAAGCTGCTAATTCTTCTTTAGTACTTTCAAGTTCTTCTTTTATTTTATTTAAAACTTCTTTAGGTGTTGATACTTTAGAAGGTGTTATAAACGCTGCATTAACATCTTCCTCTTCATACAATTCATAAAACCAGACACCTAAATTGAAAGCTTGACGCAGCATAAAACGAGCTTCTGCCCCAGAAGCTTCTCCTGTATGAGAGCCTTTGTTACCACTTTTACGTAACTTATGCAGAATGTCTTTTATTTCTTGAGGAACAATACTCGAAGTATCTAAAGCTTTTAATCTTTCAAATTGGCTATAATTTTGAAAATCACTAAACCCCTCAAACTCTCCAAGCATTAGAGTAACTTGTTCTGAAAATATTCTCAGCTTAGTTAAAGTTGTACTTGGGTCTTCGTACGTATTTTTTTCAGCAAGTATACCTAAACGATAAAGTGCTGGATATTCTTTTTCTAAAAATGTAAAGTTTGATATAAACATAGGGTTATTCTTGCAATTTTTTTTAATACTGAAATTACAAAAAACATTTGTTTTAATACTAAATGATGCTTTTTAATTTAAATTGGTAACCAACAAACTCCTTGCTTTTTTCCAAAAAACAAAATGGCTCTATCGTAAATTAACCTAGTTTGAATCCTTTAACTAAGTTTTTAATAATAACTGAAAGCTATTTTCTTCTACTTCTTTAGTACTCTTTACTAGACCTTTTTCATTAAAAGAAATATTGGTTTTAGATTTTACCCTAAACTGCGGGTAATGTTTAGTGATTGATAAAGTATTGCTTTGTTCAGAGTCATTTACTTCAAATGTTTTTTCATCATTTGTTAAACTTCTTCTAACTCTCCCTTTTAAGTTAGATGGGTTTTCTTTTAAATTTCTTGATAATCTAATCTTTTGAACTTCTTCAAATATCAACTTGAAGTGTACAAAATTATCAATAGCCTTCAAATTTATTAATGCCTGATAGGTTTGTTCTGTTTCAGGATATTTTGCCATCGTTTATTCTTTTAAATTGTTGAACTTCTCTTTCATTGTTGGGTTGTTATAGATTAACTTTTTGATGGTTAAATCCTCTGCCTTATTATTCGCTAAACGCAAATTATTTTCTGAAGATAATAAGGCTGCTTTAGTTTTTTCTAAATGACTTATCGTTTTGTCAATTTCTGATATCGCAGTCATAAACTTACGACTGGCTAAATCATAATTACGAGCAAAACCGGTTTTAAATTCCTCTATTTTATCTTCAAAATTGGTGATGTCCACATTTTGATTACGCATGATGTTTAACTCTTGTTTATACTGTAACGATTTCATTCCGGAATTTCTTAACAAGGTGATAATTTGTATAAAAAATTGCGGACGTACTACATACATTTTAGGGTATCTATAAGATACATCTACTATACCTGTATTGTAATAATCACTATCTGCCTCTAGCATAGACACTAACACTGCATATTCACAACCTTTAGCTTTTCTATCTTTATCTAGTTTGGCAAAGAAATCTTCGTTTTTCTTTTTAGTAGCGGTTTCATCATTTTGGTTTTTCATTTCGAACATGATAGAAACAATTTCATTACCCTGTTCATCTTCTTCTTTAAAAATATAATCTCCTTTTGTACCCCCAGAAGCATCATTGTCCTTTTCGAAATATGCATTCTGGAAACCTGTAGCTCTTAATTGATTGAAACTATTTTCACAATGTTGCTCTAGATTTTCACCCAACATTTTGGTTGATTGTTTTTGTTTAAAGTCTTTAAGGCGTTGGATTTCATCATCTTTCAATTGCAGCTCTTTAGCTATATGATCTTTTTCTAGACGAAATTCCTCTTTTAAGGATTTCTCCAGATTCACTTTTTCAGCTTCTTTAAGCTTGATGTCGTTTTCTAATTGATTTTTTTCTTTTTCAATAGAATTTACAGCAGTTTGTAGCGCTATTTTTTTTTCATTTTCGGCTTGTTGTAACTTAGATTGTAATTGAGAAATTTCTATATCTTTCTTAGAAACTTCTTCAATTAAAGCCGATTTACTTTTTAATTCTAACTCTTGAATCTTTTTGTCTTTATTATCTATCTGTTTTTGCATTATATTTCTTAATCGCTCTTCTGCAAGCTCAATAGCTGATTTTTTATCTTTTTCAGCATTATCTAAATGAGTATTCAGCTCTTCTTGGAATTGCTGGTCGCGTACTTGATTCACAATGTTATTATAAACAGCATCGTCTACTTTAAAAACTTCTTTACAATTTGGGCATTTTACATGATTGTCTTTCATAACTATTTCTTTAATGATTATGCTACAAATTTAAGGTTGAGGTGTGCAGGGTTTTTGCATAGTTAGAGTTTGATTATGTTTTGAGCCTTTGCTGAATCAGTAACAGTGAATTTTATCGGATCACCTACACTAAGATTATTACTGGTTACATCTCCATGGTAAACACTAACTCTTTTTCCATTTTCTAAAATTACTGTTCCCCATTTAGATTCAGATATATTTGTTATAGCAGCAATTTCAAATTTATTACCATATTGATCTTCATCAATATCTTGCCAGTAAGACTTATTTATAGCAATATCATTATTAGCTTTACTATACTTATCAAACCATATAATAGCATCCATTAATTGAAGAGCCAAGGAATAAAGCAAATATGGCGTATTTATGTCTTTACGATATGCCTGAATATGTATATTCTCAGTTGTATCAACTACTGAAGTATGAGATGCCGCTCCTGTAGTATGAATTATATTTTCAATATTATTTGATATCAATTTAGGAAAATGAGTAACAGAACAACTTATCTTAAGGTGTTTAGTGTCATATCCTGAAAGAAATCGATATGACTCAGTTAAATTAACTTGATTACCATTGATTTGTACGCATTTGTCATGCAATAATCCACAAGCATTTGCCATTCTGAACATAGTTTCCAATATAATTCTTAATTGGGTAAAGTATAATTCATCATCAAATTGATTATTTAAACCTTTAAGACCTTTAAATATTGAAATAAATGTGTTTCTAGCTGTATCTGGGTAGTTTTTTAAAACTTCAAATAATAATTGATTTTCATGTTTTATTTGAAGGTCTAATTGTAAATCTGCTTCTTCTTTTATGTTTTTTAAAAGCTCTTTTACATCATCTGCATTTTTTTTATTGTAACATTTAAGATTATTAGCCTCTAAAATATCATTTTCTTTTTCTGTAAAAGTGGGCTGACCAGATAAAACAAAATATGGAAAAGCTTTTTTACTTTTTAATTCGTTAATTTTAGCGATTGAAGCTCCTAAGCCCTTATTGTTAACCGTTTCAGAGTTTTCATTCTCTAAAAATAAAGCATCTAATAAGATAGCATCATAATGATTAAGATTATCATTTAAATTTGCAAAACCTTCTTTAAAATTACTAAATCCGTGTAGAATTATATCAATAGTTTCTGCTTGGATTATAAAAGGCTCCATTTCCGGGTGATCGTGCTCATCGTCAATCCAAAGTATATTATATGTCTTACTCATTATAGTATTGGTATTATAAATGAAACTGTAGTACTGTATTCTGAGTCTTCTTTGTTAGAAACAATATTTAAAGCATTTTTACCTTCGTTATGTGCTTTTAATATTTCATTGACTTCATAACCTCCTAACCCTCTATTACGTGTTTTACCAGCTGAAAAATTCTTTCGAGAATAATCTTTTAAAGTAAAGTCTTTAGGGAAAGAGTTTCCTGTATTTGATATTTTAACTTCTACATAAGATTTCTTAACATCAATATCATAATTAAAATAAGAAGCTACCTCCTCGTTGTTTGTGAATGGTAAAATCTCAATAACAATTTTATTGGATTTCTCTTTATTTGTAAATGCATGTATTTTGGCATTATCTAATAAATTAACCAAAGCAATTCTTAACTTTTGAGGATTTCCTTTAATTAACACTTGATTATCCATTAACTCCTTAATATCCTCATGAATATCTAGTTTCAAACTAATATTATTGTTTAAGCTTTTCTTTTCATCTTTTACAAATTCTGATAAGAATTTAAGAAAATGAAGTTCACTTAGTTCAAAATTTGAAACACTTACCAATGAAGTGTTTTTATCAGCTAGTTCCTGTATATATTTAACGTTTTTAGTGATGGAATCGAAAGCATCAACTAATGTAAATTGTCTTTTTTGACTAATTAAATAACTCTTCCAATTTGGATCTAAATTAGACAATGCATTTTGAATTATTTCAATTGACGAACCTATGCTAAGTAAAGGTTTACCTAATATATGACTTAAAGACGTAGAGCTTTCAGTTTCCTCCTTGTGAATACCACTGAGTATATTTTCTTTTTCAGTCTCTATTTTCCTCAGTCTTTTTGTAAGCTCAATGATTCCGCTAACTTTAGCCCTTTGCTCTTGTATAGAAGGCAATTGGAACTTGATATTTTCTAAATCTTTTTTTCTTAGCATTGGTTGCACAGAACCCACTCTATAGCTATTTAATTGTTTTAGTACATAATCTGCAGAAAATTCATTTATTAAAAATGTTGGGTTAACAATATTTTCATTTAGCCTCAATGCGACTATAGCTTGAGATATGACTATTGGCTCTCCAGTATACTTAAAAAACGTAGGTTTTAACGTGTTCCACCTTGTTGCGATCAATAAACAAGATTCATCGATAACCCTAAATGCTCCTCTATTTATAAGGGTATTTTCTAATTCTTCAGTAGTCAATACACTATCAAAAACATCACCCTTAAGGTTTCGAATTTGGACTTGTTTCATGTGTTCATTGATTGGCGCTCTTAAACCTCTTATAATCGATGAAAAATCGGAAATTTTTGTTCCTTGAATATCTTTTAAAAAATACCTCCCAACAGATAAATCAAAATCATTATTATAGATCTCTTCAACGTTAATGTATCTCAAGAATTCATTTTCTGTATCTTGATTGATTAACTCTATAAGCTTAAAATCATTTAATCTTTTACTTCTTGGCCCATCTTTAGTAAAAAAACTAGAGGCATCTATAAATTTAATATATCCTGGTCGTGAAGAAATAGTTTTAAATATTAAAATACAAATAGGAATACTTGTATTTGAAAGTAAACCAGAAGGTAATGTAATTATGGTATCAATAAGATTATTATCTATTAAGGATCTTTTTAATTTTGCTAAACGACCACCACTAAAAAGAAAAGATAGCGAAAATACAGTAATAAGTTTTCCGTTATTGCTTAGGGAACGGATTCCTTTATCGACTAAAAAACTTTCAACATCCCGATAGTTATTGTCAATTAAATTCGAGTATAAGGGTCTTTGAAGACGCATTTTGAATGGTGGTGTAGCTACAATAAGATCGAATTTTTGAAATTCATTCCAGTTTTTTATTGAATTATCTAACTCGTAACTGAAACTACAGCCTTTACTATGAGCCTTAAGTCTTAACTGTCCAATTGCCCATGTAGATGTATTTATTTCTTGACCATGATATTCTTGATCATCTTTTAAATAAATACTAAAAGAAGCCAAACCAGCAAAAGGATTATAAACTTTAGCATTACTATCTAGGTTAGCTAATTCAATGATTAGCCTACTTATTTCTTTTGGCTGTATGGATTCTCCGGACCTTTTCCCTTGATAATCAATGAATTTTTGAAGCAAATGTTCAAAAACTTCTGAAAAATTATTTTTTAATTGATATTTATCGATTTGATAAAAACACTGAACAACTTCAGCAAATGCATTAGGATGAATACTCTTTAAATTATCGGAATAAACATTAAGAATTTTATTATAAAATGAATCATGTTTAAGTGCCTGAAAAAACTCTTCAACCCAATTAGAATCATTTATGTATTGAATACGCGGAAAAGCATCATCTTTATAGGCGGAAAGAAGGAATAAAACAAGTTTAGTTGAATCAACCGCTGCCGACTGATAAAGTAAATCAGCACATCTCCAAACTTGATTAGAAATTCTTTCAACAACATCTATATTTATATAATTATCTTCTCTCATAAACTTCTCTAAATAGAATTATGCAAATTAACCGCTTTAATATGCAAAATAATCGCATAGTTTTTATTCTTTGTAAAAACTATCCATTGTCTTGGAATGTTCCTTAAGTTTTAACTTTAATTCTTCAGGTTGTATGACCTCAACATCCTGACCATATGATAAAATTTGCTGAATCAATTCGGGATTAATAATAGCCATAAACCAAACTTGATCTTGTTTATCTTCTTCAAAAAATTCATCGAAATCTGGAATAAAAGGTTTTGTTTTAAAGTAGTCTTCACGTCCATGGTAAAACTTTAAAACTACTTTTTCTACTTCTACAGAAGTTCTTCTCACCCCTACCATTGTTCTGAAAAAAGCATCCCAATCATTTTGTGAATCTTCATATTCAACATCTTCAAGGATATTAAAATTAATAAGTCGTTCATCTAAAGGAATACTGTGTTGCCATCTTTGTGCTGTTTTGTTATACCCAAAAACAAACCACCTTCTGTTGTACTGTTTTAATATATGTGGATGAAATTCAAAAGTTTTATATGTAGCATCTTTAAAACCTTTAAACTTTATTTGTAATACCTGTTTTTTTTGAATCGCTAAGTACAAAGGTTTCAAATATTTTATTCCTTTATATTCTTCATTTTGGTCATAGAATAAGATTTTGGAAGAATCTCTATTCGAATCTTCCTCATCCTGAAATTTGATTAAAGCTTCAGCTAGTTTATCATACTTTGGGTGATTTTCAAAACGCTCTAATAACTGTTGTGAAGCGTCAATTAAATATTGCTCATACTCCAATAATGGTTGTTGGGCTATTGAAAAATTGGTATCTGAATACTGAAGAATTCTAACTTTTTCTGGAAGTGGTGCTCCAAAGCCATTTTCCTTATCTCTAAACACCTTTAAATCAGCCCTAAGCGTTCTTATTTCGATACCTTCACCTGAATATATTTCAGCAATTTTATCATTTACGTATTCTAATAATTGATTAAACGTAAATGCTTTATTTCGAAAGCAGTAATCTAGTATGTTATATCTTAAGTGTGCATGTTTGCTATTTGCCATTTTAAATAATATATTATATTACTGATCTTTTATTTGACTCAGTTTGATAAAGTCTTTTTCGATTACTTCAACTCTAAATATATCACCTCTCATAAAATGAGCTTGCACCCATTTTTTATATAAAGGACCTGCAAAAATTCTTGGAGTCGCATTTGTATTGGCTGTTCTGTTTACTTTACCAATCGTGAAGTTTTTAGAATTTTCACCTAATTGAATTTTTATTTTAGACGAGTCTTCTCCAAATTGTTCTGAATATCTAACTCTTACATTAAAAAAACCGTCCTCATAGTATTTCTTACCTAATGTTACTATAAAACTATTATCTGTATTCAGAAATGAAGTATCCTTATACTTATTTTGATTAACATACTTTTCAGCACTCTCTTGAAATTCATTAAAACTTATTGCCGTTTTTTTTTTCTGACTAACTAACACATCACTCCAATCATCTAATCTTATTTCAAGGCGTTTTACTTCTTTTTCTGCTAATGGTGAACAATGTGCAATTGAAACTCTTAAACGGTTTAAGTCTATTAATACTTCATTTACAGAATTTAAGTTTCTACTAAATTTTTCAGAAAATACCTCCCAATGATTATTTATGATTTTCCTAAGATCTCCAAAAGTAGTATAGTCAATTGCACGTTCTGACCTTTTTGTATGAGAAGTATCTAATTCGTAATCTAAATTCCTTTCTACATTTCGTTTTACTCGATCGTCAATACTACTCCACCAATTTACACCATAGGCTTTTATCATGACTTCTTCAATCAATATGCGAATTGAACGCTCTAGATAATAAAACTTTTGATAATGTTTACTCATATCAAATGCCTCCTTTTCGAGTTTATTTTTAGGCTCTACTGATATGTTATTATTTGAAATTTGTATTGATTGTTTCAAGTTTGCATTATGGACTACTTGTTTATTTAATTCTTGGAATTTTTCGTTGTCAATAATATTTAGTTGAAGGAGATACTTTAAAAATTTTGGTTTATGGGAAATGATCCATTGACTAGAAACTCTATATTCTTTACTCTGAACATAAAAACTCTGTTTCCAAAATCTTTTGGACTCATTATCCATGATAGGCGCATCTATTCTTGCACAAAAAGGATAGTTTATTCCAAATATTTTTTTAGAATACTCTTTGTCCGAGAGCCTATCTAATTCCGCATTATCTTTAGAAGAGCAATAATTAAATATTAATGGTACATACGTTTTTACTAATTGACCTATTTTCAAAAGTTTTGGTTTATATTTTCTTAATTCCCGTGCAATTTTAGCTATTTGTAGCCAAAAATTAAAGATATATAATCTACTGAAATAAAGCAAAAGAAGTAAAAGAATATAAATTATTCGCTTATTTTTTTACCTATTATGACAAAATACTCTTAAACTCAAAAACTAGAATTAAATAAACTTAAAAATTGACGTAACCCCCTCATCCTTCTTTTCCAGCTCTTTCAACAATTGATTTACCCTATACTCTAATCGCTGAATATCCTTTTTTGTTGCAGGCTTATTTTCTTTAGATGTGAATATTTCTTTTGTTAACTCAACAACTCCAGAACCAATAGCTGCATTGCTTACCCCAGATAAACTTATCTGATCGATTTTAGTCTTTTGAAACTCCATTTTATTTTTGTTTGAAACCATTGAAAGTGTTGTTGCTTTTACTGTTGGTTTGTTTTTTAATTGATGTGAGCGCACTCTGCAACTGTTGCTACAAAACTTTTGCACTCCTCTTCTTTTAGGTACATATTCTTTTTTGCAGTAATGACATTGGTAATTTCTTGTTTCCATTTAGCGTTAATTTTACGTACGATTAACGTTTAATCGTTGGTTTTTATCTTTTTTTTACCTCTTTTTGAATACATTATCCAATAAGTATTGAGTTGCTTCTTCCCTACTAATTGGTGATGTCCTTCTCTTTTTAGGCCTTTTTGATATGCTAAAATCCTTCTGTAGTTTTCTCAACAACAACAATTGCTCTTCGTTGGGAAGCGCTTTAGCTATTTGATAAACTGTATCTGAATTCATATCTAATTACAAAATTAGATAGTTTATGAGCCATCAAATACCGAGTTTACTAGATACGACATGACTGTGCACGACTTAAACCAACTTTTAATGACCGTGCACAACTTTTATCAAGTTTTAAATGGAATGATTTAAGGAGTAAATCAAATAACCTCGATTATCAGAAAGCAAATGAAGGTTTAATTTATATAACCCTTTTGAATAAAAAAAGTTCTCTAAACATTTGAAGTCAATTCAATTACCTAAAAACCAATTCATTCAATTAAGCAAAATCTTCTGAATAATCAGCTGGCATTTCTGCATCGATATCTCTTAAGTATTTTTGTAAAGCATCTAACGTAACATGACCAGTAATATTCATTAATTTACTTTTAGCTTGCTGAGGAGTCATGGTTTTTACATACTTCACATATAATTTTGTAACATAAGTATGTTTGAAACTATATATACCATAATCGGACCCTAATTTGAAATGATCTTTAACAGCCTTAAAACGTTTTGAGAATTCGTTTCTTTTATTAATAGGTTCTGCATCCCAAACCTCGCCAATTTCATAGCGTCCGAATAAGTTAGCTCTTGGGTCTTTTTGTGATAAATCTGGAAGATGATCCAACAAAATTTGTGGTATAATTTTCTTTTGAACTGGTTTTGTCTTTGACTTAATGTACATCAATTTATTTTCAACATCGATATCTTCAACCTTTAGTCTACAAATCTCTATAGGACGCAAAAAACTGTAAGAAACAAATCGAATGAATAAAATCATGTAAGGATCATTCTTCTCTAGGTATTTAAAAATTTCGTCTTCCTGTTTTGGAGAATAAGTTTTATTCCTCTTTGGAACAGATTTTAACTTTGGTATTCTTTTTACAAAGTTGACAGTTATCCATTCATTATCTTCTAAAAGTTGAAATGTTGAGGCAAGATCAGTTCTTGAATTATTTCGATTTCTTGGGCTAGTTCTTTTCAGAACTTCATTTAAATACTCTGTAATAATTCTTCTAGTAATAAAACTTAATGGTTTATTCAGATATTCTTTAGACTTCAACCATTTTTTAAAAAGACCAATTCTACTACTATATTGAACAAAGGAATTTTTGTTCATCATACTTACTTTAATATCTAAAGCAAAATCAAGTGCCTCTTCTATTGTTTTTTCAGGAATCTCTTGAACCTCCTTAGGCTTTATATTTTCTTTTTTTAAATCCTTCTCCTTAACTTGATTTTTAATTTGAGGCTCTTTCTTCGATTGCGTTTTTTCCCCAGAAAGAAATTGATTTTCTAGATCAGTATTATCTTCATACGGATTAAATCCAAATTGCAATAATTGTATTAACGATTGCTGAAGTTTCCTCAAATAAGCATAACGTTCTGTTTTGGTTTTAAATCGATTGGCACCAGCTTTAATATTAGGTTGTCTAACTAATTTTCCAGACGATGGATCTCGAAAAGAAAAATAGAGATACCAAGGTCGCTCTAAAGCGTTATTTTTTTGTTTAGCTGTAAGTTTAGACCAAGTCGAAATATCTACTCCTCCAGTGTAGATTTTTGGTTCAGAATAATTCAATTTCATAGAAAAAACGTGTACGTTTTCGTGTACGTTTTGTAAAAGTAAAGAATTTAAAGGCATAAAAAAACGAATTGTGAGACACAATTCGTTGATTTAATACGCTTTACGCTAGTAGCGGGAACTGGACTCGAACCAGTGACCTTCGGGTTATGAGCCCGACGAGCTACCTACTGCTCTATCCCGCGATTTGGACTGCAAATATACAATACAAACTAAGTAGAAACCAAACTTTATTTTAATTATTTTTTTAATCAAGAAAAATTTAAACAAAGATTAAAACTAATTACCTTTGTATTATGATACATAAAGCAGGCTTTGTAAATATTATAGGTAATCCTAATGTTGGAAAATCAACTTTAATGAACGCATTAGTTGGGGAAAAACTTTCAATAATTACACCAAAAGCACAAACAACAAGGCATCGTATTTTAGGTATTGTAAATCATGATGAATATCAAGTTGTTTTCTCTGATACGCCTGGAATAATTAAACCTGCTTATGAATTACAATCTTCTATGATGGATTTTGTGAAATCTGCTTTTGAAGATGCTGATATTTTAATCTACATGGTAGAGGTTGGAGAAACTGCCTTAAAAAATGAAGCTTTTTTTAATAAAATTATCCATAGTAAAATTCCTGTAATTCTTTTATTAAATAAAATTGATAAATCAAACAAAGAAGAAGTAGATGAAAAAATAGCTTATTGGCGAAATAAGGTACCTAACTCATTTGTGTATGTTATATCTGCTTTAGAACGTTTTAATGTTGATGCTGTTTTTTATAAAATTATAGAGTTACTTCCAGAAAGCCCACCTTTTTATCCTAAAGATCAACTAACAGATAAAAATGAACGTTTTTTTGTTAACGAAAAAATAAGAGAAAAAATTCTTACACACTACAAAAAAGAAATTCCGTATTCTGTAGAAGTAGAAACCGAAAGTTTTATAGAAGAAGAGAATATTGTTAGAATTCGATCAATTATAATGGTTGAACGTGATACTCAGAAAGGTATTATAATTGGCCATAAAGGTACAGCTATAAAAAGAGTTGGTGCAGAAGCACGTAAAGACCTAGAACGCTTTTTTCAAAAAAAGGTATTTATTGAACTTTACGTAAAAGTTAATAAGAATTGGAGAAGCGATAAAAATCAACTAAAGAGATTTGGTTATCAACAATAATTATTACTACTCAGATAAATAATCTAGTTTCATTGTAATTGATGCCGTTTTTTCTTTAGAAGAGGTGTTAAAAGCGCCTCCCCAAGAATAACTCTCATTAGAATTCTGACCAGTAATTTGGAATATTCCCATTTTTGCAGAAATTAAATCACCTAATTGACCTCCAGAATTGTCAGCAATTTTCTCTGCTCTAGCTCTAGCATCTGCAGTTGCCTTAGAAATCATTTCTACTTTTAAATCAGCTAATTTTGTATAATAATACCTAGGTGGTTGAGAATAAAACTCTATGCCCTTATTTAATAATTCTGTTATTTCTCTAGAAATTTTTTCTACTGTTTCTACATTTTTCGAATCTATTTGTAAAGATTGAGTTAAAACATAGCCTAAAAATTCATCACCTGCATACTTACCATTTACATACATTGACTTATTATCTTTTCTACTCTGTACAGCCTTAAATACTATTTCATTTGCTGAAATACCTTTAGAAATTAAATATTCTGTAATAATTTTTTTATCCTTTTCAAGATTATTATAAGCCAATTTTAACTGCTTATTGGTGTTTGAGAAGGATCCTTCCCAAACAATTAAATCCGATGTAAAATTAGCATTACCCAAACCAGTTACAGAAATATTCCCTTGACCATTATTTCTATTTATAATGGCATCACCCAACAAATAGGCAGCAATAATTATTGCTATTGAAAATACGATAGAACTAAAACTTTTTTTCATAATGAAGGTATTTAACTGTCTCTAAAAATACAACTAAAAATCTTGGCTTTAATTGTATCTTTGCACCAAATTATTTTAAAAATGAACAGTATTATAGCCATTGTAGGAAGACCGAATGTTGGAAAATCGACTCTATTTAACAGATTGGTTCAAAGAAGAGAAGCTATTGTAGATTCTGTTAGTGGAGTTACAAGAGACAGGCATTATGGAAAATCTGATTGGAATGGAAAAGAATTTTCTGTTATAGACACAGGTGGTTATGCTATTGGCTCTGATGATATTTTTGAAGAAGAAATTAGAAAACAAGTAGCATTAGCCATAGATGAAGCAGATTTAATTGTTTTTGTTGTAGATGTAGAAGATGGTATAACACCTATGGATGCCGAAGTTGCTAAACTCTTAAGAAAAGTAAAAAAGCCAATTTTCATTGCAGTTAACAAAGTTGATAATGCAATGCGTGATGCAGATGCTGTTGAATTTTATAACTTAGGATTAGGTAATTATCATACAATTT belongs to Polaribacter dokdonensis and includes:
- the era gene encoding GTPase Era encodes the protein MIHKAGFVNIIGNPNVGKSTLMNALVGEKLSIITPKAQTTRHRILGIVNHDEYQVVFSDTPGIIKPAYELQSSMMDFVKSAFEDADILIYMVEVGETALKNEAFFNKIIHSKIPVILLLNKIDKSNKEEVDEKIAYWRNKVPNSFVYVISALERFNVDAVFYKIIELLPESPPFYPKDQLTDKNERFFVNEKIREKILTHYKKEIPYSVEVETESFIEEENIVRIRSIIMVERDTQKGIIIGHKGTAIKRVGAEARKDLERFFQKKVFIELYVKVNKNWRSDKNQLKRFGYQQ
- a CDS encoding SIMPL domain-containing protein; the encoded protein is MKKSFSSIVFSIAIIIAAYLLGDAIINRNNGQGNISVTGLGNANFTSDLIVWEGSFSNTNKQLKLAYNNLEKDKKIITEYLISKGISANEIVFKAVQSRKDNKSMYVNGKYAGDEFLGYVLTQSLQIDSKNVETVEKISREITELLNKGIEFYSQPPRYYYTKLADLKVEMISKATADARARAEKIADNSGGQLGDLISAKMGIFQITGQNSNESYSWGGAFNTSSKEKTASITMKLDYLSE